One stretch of Rhodothermaceae bacterium DNA includes these proteins:
- a CDS encoding ABC transporter ATP-binding protein: MNNGANSQPLIRLRDVKKIYPMGTEVVRALDGVSMDVHPNEYVAVMGPSGSGKSTLMNMIGCLDTPSEGSYFLRGENVGEMADDELAEIRNREVGFVFQTFNLLPRVNCLQNVELPLIYSGKTRGQRKQMAERALDQVGLSDRITHKPNELSGGQRQRVAVARALVNNPALVLADEPTGNLDTKTGREIMLLFETLFRRGNTLMVVTHEEEVAHHARRIVRLRDGLIESDVRVEKPILAHKDVSAAVA, encoded by the coding sequence ATGAACAACGGAGCAAACAGCCAGCCTCTAATTCGGCTGCGTGACGTCAAGAAAATCTACCCGATGGGTACGGAGGTCGTGCGTGCCCTTGACGGAGTTAGTATGGATGTCCATCCGAATGAGTATGTGGCAGTCATGGGGCCGAGCGGTTCCGGCAAGTCAACGCTCATGAACATGATTGGTTGTCTGGATACACCATCTGAGGGGAGCTATTTTCTTCGAGGAGAGAACGTAGGTGAAATGGCGGATGATGAATTGGCGGAGATTCGTAATCGTGAAGTTGGATTCGTATTCCAAACCTTCAATCTGTTGCCCCGCGTGAACTGCCTTCAGAATGTAGAACTTCCGCTCATCTATAGTGGAAAAACAAGAGGCCAGCGCAAACAGATGGCTGAGCGTGCACTGGATCAGGTTGGACTGTCGGATCGGATCACCCACAAGCCAAACGAATTGTCGGGCGGGCAGCGTCAGCGCGTTGCGGTTGCTCGTGCTTTGGTCAATAATCCTGCATTGGTCCTGGCCGATGAGCCCACCGGAAACCTGGATACCAAGACAGGCCGGGAAATTATGCTGCTCTTTGAGACGCTCTTTCGGAGAGGAAATACGCTCATGGTCGTAACGCACGAAGAAGAAGTTGCGCATCATGCACGGCGCATCGTCCGCTTGCGGGATGGCCTCATAGAAAGCGATGTGCGGGTTGAAAAGCCAATCCTGGCCCACAAAGATGTATCGGCGGCGGTGGCCTGA
- a CDS encoding DNA-directed RNA polymerase subunit omega, with amino-acid sequence MAIKTVDVDKLVDQTGNLFETVAILSKRSRQVAIRMKSDLDTRLAYFEGFDPELEDPQFQEEQRKISIEHEVQPKPTEVAIGEMFNSEVYFRDPTSEILG; translated from the coding sequence ATGGCGATCAAAACTGTTGATGTAGATAAACTGGTCGATCAGACAGGTAACCTGTTTGAGACTGTTGCAATCCTGTCCAAACGCTCCCGCCAGGTTGCGATCAGGATGAAGTCGGACCTGGACACACGCCTGGCATACTTCGAAGGGTTTGACCCAGAACTGGAAGATCCACAGTTCCAAGAAGAGCAACGTAAAATATCCATTGAGCACGAGGTGCAGCCAAAACCTACAGAGGTTGCAATTGGGGAGATGTTTAATTCCGAAGTCTACTTTAGGGATCCCACCTCAGAGATCCTGGGCTAG